DNA from Stutzerimonas decontaminans:
CGCTGCGTGAAACCCTTGGCCAGCTGGGCCGCGACGGCGAAGCGGAGATGTTGCGCGTCACTGCCGGGGTCAACACCCATCGCGGCGCGATCTGGGCGCTGGGGCTGCTCAGCGCGGCGGCGATGCTGGAAAGCGGCGCTTCGGCTGGCGAGATTGCCGCCAGCGCGGCCGCCCTGGCGCGGCTGGACGACCCGGCCGCGCCGCACAACCCGGACAGCCACGGCGCGCGGGTCTGCCGTCGCTACGGCGTGCTCGGCGCCCGCGAACAGGCGCAGCACGGCTTTCCCGCGGTCATCGAGCACGGCGTGCCGCAGCTCCACGCCAGCCGCCGCGCCGGCGCCGGCGAGCAGAACGCCAGGCTCGATGCGCTGCTGGCGATCATGAGCAGCCTTACCGACACCTGCGTGCTGCATCGCGCCGGTCTTGAAGGGTTGACCCGCATGCAGGCCGGTGCCCGCGCCGTGCTCGAAGCCGGTGGTGCCGCCAGCCTCGCCGGTCGTCGCCAGCTGCGGCTGCTCGATCGCGACATGCTCGCCCTCAACGCCTCGCCGGGCGGCGCCGCCGACCTGCTGGCCGCCACCCTTTTCCTCGACCGCCTGGCGCCGCATGCGCCGGCGCCGACTGGGAGCAACTGAACATGGAAACCCTGTCTTTCGAATTCGCCGCGGGGCAACCCGCCCGCGGCAAGGCCCTGGTCGGCGTGGTCGGCTCGGGCGATCTGGAAGTGCTGCTGGAACCCGGCCAGGCCGGCAAGCTGGCGATCCAGGTAGTCACCTCGGTCAATGGTGCCGAGCAACGCTGGAAGAGCCTGTTCGAGCGGATGTTCCGCGAGCAGACGCCACCGGCATTGAACATCGATATTCACGATTTTGGGGCCACGCCCGGCGTAGTGCGTCTGCGCCTGGAGCAGGGACTGGAGGAGGTCGGCCATGACTGATGTGTCCGCTAACTCCGTGGCCCGTTTACTCGAGTCGCGCAGCTTCGTCGAACTCGGTGCCCGCCAGCGTGCCCGCGCACTGCTGGACGAAGGCAGCTTCCGCGAACTGCTCGATCCGTTCGATCGCGTCACCTCGCCCTGGCTGCCGAAGCAGGGCATCGTCACCCAGGCCGACGACGGCGTGGTGGTCGCCAAGGGCACCATCGACGGCCAGCCGGCGGTGATCGCCGCTATCGAAGGCGCCTTCCAGGGCGGCAGCATGGGCGAGGTCGGCGGCGCGAAGATCGCCGGCGCGCTGGAACTGGCTGCCGAAGACAACCGCAACGGCATCCCGACCCGCGCCGTGCTCTTGCTGGAAACCGGCGGCGTGCGCCTGCAGGAAGCCAACCTGGGCCTGGCCGCCATCGCCGAAATCCAGGCGGCCATCGTCGAGCTGCGCGATTACCAGCCGGTGATCGGCGTGGTCGCCGGTTCCGTCGGCTGCTTTGGTGGCATGTCCATCGCTGCCGGGCTGTGCAGCTACCTGGTCGTCACCCGCGAAGCCCGCGTCGGCCTCAATGGCCCGCAGGTGATCGAGCAGGAAGCCGGGCTCGACGAGTACGACTCGCGTGACCGTCCGTTCATCTGGAGCCTGACCGGCGGCGAGCAACGCTATGCCTCGGGTCTGGTGGACGCTTACGTCGCCGACGACACCGATGCCATCCGCGCGCAACTGCACGAACTGTTCGCCCTCGGCAAGCCGCTGCAGCCACGCAGTCGCCGCCACGCCTGGTTCCTCCAGCGGCTGGCTGACGTCGACACCCGCACGCAGCTCGATGCCGCCGCCGTGCGAGCCCTCTACGAAGGAGATGCCCAATGAGCCGTGGACTGAACTGGTTGCAAGCCCTGGCCGGCGGTCAGGCACTGGCGGGCTATCCGGCCTCGGTGAAGGTGGTTGACGGCACGTTGGGTGAGCGCGCCGCGCGCTATATCGCCGTGGTGCCGGATGCCGAGAATCCCTTCCCGCGCGCGCGCAATGGCGAGGTCGGCCTGCTCGAAGGCTGGGCGCTGGGTCAGGCGCTGGACGAGGTGATCGAAGCCGATCGCGACAAGGCGGACAAGCGTGTGGTGGTCGCCATAGTCGATGTGCCGAGCCAGGCCTACGGCCGTCGCGAAGAGGCGCTGGGCATTCATCAGGCGCTGGCTGGTGCGGTGGACGGCTATGCCCGCGCACGGCTGGCCGGGCATCCGGTGATCGCGCTGCTGGTGGGCAAGGCCATGTCCGGCGCCTTTCTCGCTCATGGCTATCAGGCCCAGCGGATCATCGCCCTGCGCGATCCGGGCGTGATGGTGCACGCCATGGGCAAGGCCGCGGCGGCGCGCATCACCCTGCGCAGCGTCGAGGAGCTGGAAGCCCTGGCCGAATCGGTGCCACCGATGGCCTACGACATCGACAATTACGCGACCCTCGGCCTGCTCTGGGAAACCCTCTCGGTGGAGAACATCGAGCAGCCCGCGGCGGCCGACTTGCAGCGAGTGCGCGATTGCCTGGCCAAGGCCGTCGAGGACATCGGCAGCAGCACCGACCTGCGCGGCCGCCTCGGTGCGCCGAACCGCGAGGCCTCGTCGCGGGTGCGCGAGCTGTTGCGCGCGCAGTGGTAGCGAACACCTGAAGCGGCGGTATCCGCCGAACCGATCAGCGACTCGACAACAACAATCCCGAGGAGGCTGTAGATGCACGACACTCCGCGCCCCCACGACCTGCTCTGGGGTATGCCCCGCGAGCAGCTGCCGGCCGATGCCCCGGCCTGGGCGGTCGCCGTGCTCGCCGCCGGCCAGCCGGTGGTGGTGCGGCGTGCGCGTGTGGCCGCCGGTCTGGTCGCGGTGGGGCTGCGGGGTGCGACGCGTGATCAACGCCTGGCCGCCCTGATGCCGATCGAGGCGATCAGTCGTCGGCTCGCGCCGGAAGCATTGCTCGCTCGTCAGGCCAGCGAGGATCTGCCAGTGTTCCGCGTGCTGGCCGAGATCCGCCCGTTGCTCGATGCGCTGGGGTATGTCTGGGGCGTTACCGGCTCGGCGGGCTTTCAGCTCGCCACCGGACTCCCGACGGCGCATCCGGACAGCGATCTTGATCTGCTGCTCAGAACCGAGCATCCGCTGCCACGCAGCGAAGCGCGCCCGTTGCTGCAGCTGCTGGAACGCCGCGCCTGCCGCGTCGATTTGCAACTGGAAACCCCGCTGGGCGGCGTGGCGCTCAGCGAATGGGCGAGTGGCGCGGCGCGGGTGATGGTCAAGACTGCGGACGGCCCCCGGCTTGTCGGCGATCCCTGGAAAGCGGAGCGTGCGGCATGAGCAGCCTGTTCGCCTTTCCCGGCCAGGGCGCGCAAAAGCCCGGCATGCTGCAGCGCCTGCCCGAAGCGCCGGAAGTTGCCGCGACCCTGGCCGAGGCCAGCGCTGTGCTCGGCGAGGATGTACTGCTGCTCGACTCGGCCGAGGCGTTGCAATCGACCCGTGCCGTGCAGCTCTGCCTGCTGATCGCCGGGGTCGCCGGCGCGCGGCTGCTAATGCGTGGTGAGCAGCGACCGGATTACGTCGCCGGGCTGTCCATCGGTGCCTATGCCGCGGCGGTGGTTGCCGAGTCGCTGGATTACGCCGATGCACTGCGTCTGGTCGCGCTGCGGGGCGAGCTGATGCAGCAAGCCTATCCCGAGGGCTATGGCATGACCGCGATCCTCGGGCTGTCGCTGGCGACGGTCGAGCGGCTGCTGGCGGAAGCTGCGGAGTCCGCCTACCTGGCCAATATCAACGCCGACAACCAGATCGTCATCGCCGGCAGCGATGCCGCCATGACTGCAGTCGCTGCCCAGGCCAAAGCGCTCGGTGCATCCTGCGCGCGGCGTCTGGCGATGAGCGTGCCCTCGCATTGCGTGCTGCTCGAGCAGCCGGCACAGCAGCTGGCCGAGGCTTTCGCCAAGGTCCAGCTAAGCGCGCCGCGGATTCGCTACCTCAGCGGTTCATCGGCGCGCCCGATCTTCGATACCGAGCGCCTGCGCGACGACCTCGCCTTCAACATGTGCCGCGTCGTCGACTGGCAAGGCACCCTGCGCACCGCCTACGAGCGAGGCGTGCGCCTACACATTGAAATGCCGCCGGGCTCGGTGCTGACCGGGCTGGCGCGGCGGGTTTTTGAACAGGGTACGCTGGTTGCCTTCGACGGCGCCCGGCTCGACACACTGGACGCCTTGCTGCGTCAGGAGGGCAGCCAGAGCCAATAGACCGCGTGCAGATTCAGCGCGAGCAGCCTTAACTCGCCGACTGATCGATGGATAAAAACAACTACCTCGACAACACGCGCCCAGCCCTCTGCAGGCTGCAGCGCAACCAAAAAGGACAAGAACAATGATCATCTTTGGTGTGGCCTTCCTGGCCTTGTGTACCCTCACCGGCATCTTCGTCGGCGAGTTGCTCGGCAAGGCGATCGGCGTGCCGGCCAACGTCGGCGGCGTTGGTATCGCCATGGTGCTGCTGATCCTCATCGGCAGCTATCTGAAGAAACGCGGCCTGTTCAATCCGGAATCGGAGCAGGGCATCAAGTTCTGGAGCGCCGTCTATATCCCTATCGTGGTCGCCATGGCCGCGCAGCAGAACGTTTACGGTGCTCTCAGCGGCGGGCCGATGGCCATTCTTGCCGGCGTCGCGGCGGTCGCGCTGGCCTTCATGCTGGTCCCGGTGCTTGATCGGATCGGCCGAAAAAAGCTTGAGGCCGACCCGACACTGCCGGCTGATCCAGCCAAGCCGCTCACCAGCAGCGCACGGGGGTAACGGCCATGTACGAATCGCTCATGAAAGTGATCAGCGGCTACGGTCTGATCAGCGGCTTCGCCATCATCGGCGCCACCATGTGGCTGTCCTACTGGCTCTCCGACAAGCTCACCAAGGGCCGACTGCATGGCTCTGCAGTGGCCATCCTCATCGGTCTCTTGCTGTCGTACATCGGCGGCGTCGTTACCGGCGGGCAGAAGGGCCTGGTGGATATCGCGCTGTTCTCCGGCATCGGCCTGCTCGGCGGGGCCATGCTGCGTGACTTCGCCATCGTTGCCACCGGTTTTGGCGTCAGCGTCGACGAGCTCAAGCGGGCTGGCATGGTCGGCGTGCTGGCGCTGTTCATCGGTGTGCTCGCCTCCTTTGTCGCTGGCGTGGCAGTTGCCTTCGCGTTCGGCTACACCGATGCGGTCAGCCTGACCACCATCGGTACGGGCGCGGTGACCTACATCGTTGGCCCGGTCACCGGCGCAGCGATTGGCGCCAGCTCCGAGGTTATGGCGCTGTCCATCGCCGCCGGCCTGGTCAAGGCGATCGTGGTGATGGTCGCGACGCCCTTTGTCGCGCCCTACATCGGCCTGAACAACCCGCGTTCGGCGGTTATTTTCGGCGGCCTGATCGGCACCTCCAGCGGCGTCGCCGGTGGCCTGGCGGCCACCGATCCGAAGCTGGTGCCCTACGGCTGTCTGACGGCCGCGTTCTATACCGCACTGGGCTGCCTGCTTGGCCCGTCGCTGCTGTTCTTCGTCATGCGCGGGCTGCTTGGCTAGCGCGCTGCTACTCACCCCCGTCGTCATTCGCAACGCGCTCTTCGGAGCGCGCTTGCGTTCAACAAGGAAGGTAGAAAGATGAGCACTCTTAAGGTCAGTCATAAGCTGATTCTTGGCTTTGCTGCCGTACTGGCGCTAACCCTGAGCGTTGCCCTGATCGGCATCTACGGCATGGACGCGCTGGTCTCCCGTAGCGACAAGGCACAGAGCGCGGCTCGCCTGCTCGATGAGGCTAACCGCATCCGCTATGCGCAGGTCAGTTTCGAGACCCGCGGCGATCCGCTGCATGTCGAGGCGGTCGAGCAATCGGTCGCCCGCATCGTCGAACTGGTGCAGCAGCAGAAGGCCGAGTTCAGCGATCCGCAGGACCTGCAGCGCCTGCAGGCGATCACCACCGACGTGCAGCATTACCGCCAGCGTTTCCTCGATCTGGCGGCGCTCTGGGAGCGCAAGGTGAAGACCCGCAGCAGCTGGGTCGAGGCCGGCAACACGTCCGATGCACTGATCGCCGAGCTGGAGGCGCGCTGGGCCGGCACGCCGGACGCACCGGTCATGCATGAGGATCCGCGTAGCGCAGCCATCGGCCTGCAGGCCGGCGAGGTATCCAAGCACAACCGCATGGTGCGCTTCATGGTGCGCGGCTACCTGATGACCGAGACCGAGCAGTCGCTGCAGCAATTGCAGCAGCAGTTCAGCACGCTGCAGGCGGCCGTTGACCGGCTGGATGCGCAACTGGCCGGCACGCCCGGCGTCGATCTGCAGCCTCTGCGTGACTCGGTGGCGACCTACGTCCGCCAGTTCGGCCAACTGCCGCCCATCGTCGCCGCGCAGGTGCAGGCGCGTCAGGAGATGCAGGGCATCTTCGACAGCATTTACCGCAACACCAGCGAAATCGTGCAGGCGCAGACCGACAAGCGCAGCGCCGAAGCCGGCGAGAAAAAGGCCTTGCTGTTGGGCATTACCCTGCTGGCGATCGCCCTGGGGCTGGTCATCAGCTGGCTGATCGTGCGTCAGCTCACGCAGCCGCTGGCCCAGGCCGTGCGCATCGCCGAGCGCATCGGCGCAGGCGATATGACGGAGCAGCCGCGGCAGCGGCGCAGCGACGAGTTCGGTCAGCTGCTCGATGCGCTGGACCGTACCCGCGGCAGCCTGCGTGATCTGATCGGCCGCATCAGCGCCATCACCGGCCAGCTGGCCAGTGCCGCGGAGGAGCTTTCGGCCGTGACCGAACAGACCAGCGCGGGCATCCAGAGCCAGCGCCTGGAAACCGATCAGGTCGCCACCGCCATGCACGAGATGGCCGCGACCGTGCAGGAGGTGGCGCGCAATGCCGACGAAGCTTCCAGCGCCGCCCAGCATGCCGACCGCCAGGCGGCCCAGGGTGACATCGTGGTGCAGCGCGCGCTGGCGCAGATCGACCGGCTGTCGTCCCAGGTCGGCTTGTCCGCCGAAGCCATGGCGCAGCTGAACCAGGAAACCGCAGGGATCAGCACCGTGCTTACGGTGATCAACGGCATTGCCGAACAGACCAACCTGCTCGCTCTCAACGCCGCCATCGAAGCGGCCCGCGCCGGTGATGCCGGCCGCGGTTTTGCCGTGGTCGCCGACGAGGTACGCGGCCTGGCGCAGCGTACCCAGCAGTCCACGGCGCAGATCGAGGAGCTGATCGGCAATCTGCAGAAGGGCGCGTTGCATGCGTCTTCGCTGATGGACAGCAGCCGCGGGCTTGCCGGCGAGACGGTCAGCCTGGCGCGTGATGTCGGCGAGGAGCTGCAGGCCATCACCCGCACCATCTCCACCATCCAGGCGATGAACCTGCAGATCGCCACGGCATCGGAGGAGCAGAGCTCGGTGGCCGAGGACATCAACCGCAGCGTGCTCAGTGTGCGCGATGTGGCTGACCAGTCAGCCGCCGCCGCGCAGCAGACCGCAGCATCGACCGTGGAGCTGGCCCGGCTGGGCAGCGAGCTGCAGGAGCTGACCGCGCGTTTCCAGGTCTGAAGCGATTCCGCCAGCGGATTCGGCGCGTGAGCTGATGTTGCTGCCACCCGGCCTCTTGGCCACCCGGCCCAACGTCGGGGGTTACAGCGGTGGGTTTTTCTGGCAGGGTGTCTCCTGCGATTGCGTGACGATTTGCCACAGCTGGCGGTCGACGTGGATCGATGTGATTGCGGGAGAGACTGCCGCATGGCAGCGCCGAAGGAGCAACCGCCCCGGAAACTCTCAGGCAAAAGGACCGCTATCACTGCTGAAACTCTGAAGAGCCGCCTGGTTTTCGTCGCCGGGCGCACCGAAGGAGCAAGCGAGCCGTCACGCGCTCGTGAATCTCTCAGGTCCAGAACAGAGGGGGCGCCCGCCGCGCGTTGGGCGCACGGGCTATGACCCCCTTGACGTTCTGGAGCGACAACAATGAAAACAATCGCAGTCATCGGTGGCGGTATCACCGGCGTCACCACCGCCTATGCCCTGGCCAAGCGCGGCTTCTCCGTCACCCTGCTGGAAAAGCACCGCTACGCGGCGATGGAAACCTCGTTCGCCAACGGCGGCCAGCTGTCCGCGTCCAATGCCGAGGTCTGGAACCACTGGTCGACCATCGTCAAGGGCCTCAAGTGGATGCTCAAGAGCGATGCGCCGCTGCTGGTCAATCCCAAGCCCAGCTGGCACAAGCTCTCCTGGTTCGCCGAGTTCATCGGCTCGATTCCCAACTATCGGCAGAACACCATCGAAACCGCACGCCTGGCCATCGCCGCGCGCGAGCACCTGTTCGCCTGGGCCGAGGCCGAAGGCATCGACTTCGACCTGAAGAAGAAGGGCATCCTGCACATCTACCGCGACAAGGCCGGTTTCGAGCATGCCGGGCTGGTCTCACGCCTGCTTGCCGAAGGCGGCCTGCCGCGGCGCAGCGTGACGCCGGAGGAGATGCGCGCGATCGAACCGACCCTGGCCGGTACCTACTACGGCGGCTACTTCACCGAGTGCGATTCCACCGGCGACATCCACAAGTTCACCCATGGCCTGGCCATGGCGATCGAGCGGCTCGGTGTGCGTTGCCGCTATGGTGAGGACGTGCAGGCGGTGGCCACTGACGGCAAGCGCGCGACCGTGACGCTGGGTGGCGTGGCCGGTGGCGAGCGCCTGGAGTTCGATGGCCTGGTGATCTGCGCCGGCACCGCCAGCCGTGCACTGGCCGCGCAGCTCGGCGACCGGGTGAACATCTATCCGGTCAAGGGCTACTCGATCACCGTCAACCTGAGCGACGAGATCAGCCGCGCCTCGGCACCCATCGTCAGCCTGCTAGACGACGAGACCAAGCTGGTCAGCAGCCGTCTCGGCGATGATCGTTTCCGCGTCGCCGGCACCGCCGAGTTCAACGGCTACAACCGCGACATTCGTGCCGATCGCATCCGTCCGCTGGTGGACTGGGTCAATCAGTGCTTCCCCGGCGTTAACACCCGCAGCGTGGTGCCTTGGGCCGGCCTGCGGCCGATGATGCCGAACATGATGCCCAAGGTCGGCCGCGGCAGCTCGCCTTGCGTGTTCTACAACACCGGCCACGGGCACCTGGGCTGGACGCTGAGCGCGATCACTGCGGACATGATCGGTGACGTGGTGGCGCAAAGCCTGGGCCGCCCGGCTCCGGTAGCGTCCGAGCAGACAGCCGTCGCTTAACGCAGTCGGCCGTAGGGTGGGAGACGGCGAAGCCTCTTCCACCGCTGCGGCGCCGGCTCTGCACCCACGGTGTGGCTGGCTTCACGTCGGGTGC
Protein-coding regions in this window:
- the mdcE gene encoding biotin-independent malonate decarboxylase subunit gamma; this encodes MSRGLNWLQALAGGQALAGYPASVKVVDGTLGERAARYIAVVPDAENPFPRARNGEVGLLEGWALGQALDEVIEADRDKADKRVVVAIVDVPSQAYGRREEALGIHQALAGAVDGYARARLAGHPVIALLVGKAMSGAFLAHGYQAQRIIALRDPGVMVHAMGKAAAARITLRSVEELEALAESVPPMAYDIDNYATLGLLWETLSVENIEQPAAADLQRVRDCLAKAVEDIGSSTDLRGRLGAPNREASSRVRELLRAQW
- a CDS encoding malonate decarboxylase subunit delta, with product METLSFEFAAGQPARGKALVGVVGSGDLEVLLEPGQAGKLAIQVVTSVNGAEQRWKSLFERMFREQTPPALNIDIHDFGATPGVVRLRLEQGLEEVGHD
- the madM gene encoding malonate transporter subunit MadM; the protein is MYESLMKVISGYGLISGFAIIGATMWLSYWLSDKLTKGRLHGSAVAILIGLLLSYIGGVVTGGQKGLVDIALFSGIGLLGGAMLRDFAIVATGFGVSVDELKRAGMVGVLALFIGVLASFVAGVAVAFAFGYTDAVSLTTIGTGAVTYIVGPVTGAAIGASSEVMALSIAAGLVKAIVVMVATPFVAPYIGLNNPRSAVIFGGLIGTSSGVAGGLAATDPKLVPYGCLTAAFYTALGCLLGPSLLFFVMRGLLG
- a CDS encoding HAMP domain-containing methyl-accepting chemotaxis protein, which gives rise to MSTLKVSHKLILGFAAVLALTLSVALIGIYGMDALVSRSDKAQSAARLLDEANRIRYAQVSFETRGDPLHVEAVEQSVARIVELVQQQKAEFSDPQDLQRLQAITTDVQHYRQRFLDLAALWERKVKTRSSWVEAGNTSDALIAELEARWAGTPDAPVMHEDPRSAAIGLQAGEVSKHNRMVRFMVRGYLMTETEQSLQQLQQQFSTLQAAVDRLDAQLAGTPGVDLQPLRDSVATYVRQFGQLPPIVAAQVQARQEMQGIFDSIYRNTSEIVQAQTDKRSAEAGEKKALLLGITLLAIALGLVISWLIVRQLTQPLAQAVRIAERIGAGDMTEQPRQRRSDEFGQLLDALDRTRGSLRDLIGRISAITGQLASAAEELSAVTEQTSAGIQSQRLETDQVATAMHEMAATVQEVARNADEASSAAQHADRQAAQGDIVVQRALAQIDRLSSQVGLSAEAMAQLNQETAGISTVLTVINGIAEQTNLLALNAAIEAARAGDAGRGFAVVADEVRGLAQRTQQSTAQIEELIGNLQKGALHASSLMDSSRGLAGETVSLARDVGEELQAITRTISTIQAMNLQIATASEEQSSVAEDINRSVLSVRDVADQSAAAAQQTAASTVELARLGSELQELTARFQV
- the madL gene encoding malonate transporter subunit MadL gives rise to the protein MIIFGVAFLALCTLTGIFVGELLGKAIGVPANVGGVGIAMVLLILIGSYLKKRGLFNPESEQGIKFWSAVYIPIVVAMAAQQNVYGALSGGPMAILAGVAAVALAFMLVPVLDRIGRKKLEADPTLPADPAKPLTSSARG
- a CDS encoding D-amino acid dehydrogenase, giving the protein MKTIAVIGGGITGVTTAYALAKRGFSVTLLEKHRYAAMETSFANGGQLSASNAEVWNHWSTIVKGLKWMLKSDAPLLVNPKPSWHKLSWFAEFIGSIPNYRQNTIETARLAIAAREHLFAWAEAEGIDFDLKKKGILHIYRDKAGFEHAGLVSRLLAEGGLPRRSVTPEEMRAIEPTLAGTYYGGYFTECDSTGDIHKFTHGLAMAIERLGVRCRYGEDVQAVATDGKRATVTLGGVAGGERLEFDGLVICAGTASRALAAQLGDRVNIYPVKGYSITVNLSDEISRASAPIVSLLDDETKLVSSRLGDDRFRVAGTAEFNGYNRDIRADRIRPLVDWVNQCFPGVNTRSVVPWAGLRPMMPNMMPKVGRGSSPCVFYNTGHGHLGWTLSAITADMIGDVVAQSLGRPAPVASEQTAVA
- a CDS encoding triphosphoribosyl-dephospho-CoA synthase — protein: MSALIARQAPSAAERLADLAVQALVDEADLSPKPGLVDRRGSGAHQDLHLGLMHASAQSLWPAFAAMADAARSEGRVSQALRETLGQLGRDGEAEMLRVTAGVNTHRGAIWALGLLSAAAMLESGASAGEIAASAAALARLDDPAAPHNPDSHGARVCRRYGVLGAREQAQHGFPAVIEHGVPQLHASRRAGAGEQNARLDALLAIMSSLTDTCVLHRAGLEGLTRMQAGARAVLEAGGAASLAGRRQLRLLDRDMLALNASPGGAADLLAATLFLDRLAPHAPAPTGSN
- a CDS encoding biotin-independent malonate decarboxylase subunit beta; this encodes MTDVSANSVARLLESRSFVELGARQRARALLDEGSFRELLDPFDRVTSPWLPKQGIVTQADDGVVVAKGTIDGQPAVIAAIEGAFQGGSMGEVGGAKIAGALELAAEDNRNGIPTRAVLLLETGGVRLQEANLGLAAIAEIQAAIVELRDYQPVIGVVAGSVGCFGGMSIAAGLCSYLVVTREARVGLNGPQVIEQEAGLDEYDSRDRPFIWSLTGGEQRYASGLVDAYVADDTDAIRAQLHELFALGKPLQPRSRRHAWFLQRLADVDTRTQLDAAAVRALYEGDAQ
- a CDS encoding malonate decarboxylase holo-ACP synthase; translated protein: MHDTPRPHDLLWGMPREQLPADAPAWAVAVLAAGQPVVVRRARVAAGLVAVGLRGATRDQRLAALMPIEAISRRLAPEALLARQASEDLPVFRVLAEIRPLLDALGYVWGVTGSAGFQLATGLPTAHPDSDLDLLLRTEHPLPRSEARPLLQLLERRACRVDLQLETPLGGVALSEWASGAARVMVKTADGPRLVGDPWKAERAA
- the mdcH gene encoding malonate decarboxylase subunit epsilon, whose protein sequence is MSSLFAFPGQGAQKPGMLQRLPEAPEVAATLAEASAVLGEDVLLLDSAEALQSTRAVQLCLLIAGVAGARLLMRGEQRPDYVAGLSIGAYAAAVVAESLDYADALRLVALRGELMQQAYPEGYGMTAILGLSLATVERLLAEAAESAYLANINADNQIVIAGSDAAMTAVAAQAKALGASCARRLAMSVPSHCVLLEQPAQQLAEAFAKVQLSAPRIRYLSGSSARPIFDTERLRDDLAFNMCRVVDWQGTLRTAYERGVRLHIEMPPGSVLTGLARRVFEQGTLVAFDGARLDTLDALLRQEGSQSQ